Genomic segment of Streptomyces sp. NA02950:
TCCCAGTCGTCGGCGTGGATGACGATCGGGCGGTCGAGGTTGGCGTAGTCGAACATGATCGACGAGTAGTCGGTGATCAGCGCGTCGGCGGCCAGACACAGCTCCTCGACGCTGGTGTGCGCCGAGACGTCAATGACCCGCCCGGTGCCGCGCGGACGGGGACCCTGGCGGTAGAAGTAGTGCGGCCGGACCAGGAAGATGAAGCCGGGGCCCAGCGCGCGGGCCACCCGCTCCAGGTCCAGACGCGGTACGAAGCCGCGCTGGTAGTCACGGTGGGTGGGCGCGTACAGCACGGTGGTGCTGTCGGCCGGGATGCCGAGCCGCTCCCGCAGCCGGGCCACGTCGTCGGCGGTGGCGCGCTGGAAGACGTCGTTGCGCGGGGAGCCGTAGGCGAGGGTGGTGTAACCGGAGGGGTAGACCCGCTCCCAGGTCAGGGTGGTGTGGCGGTTGGCCGAGAGGCTGAAGTCCCAGCGGTCCACCCGCTCCAGCAGCTCGCCAACGTCCATGCCGCGCGCGGCGGCCGGACGGTCCAGCAGGTCAAGACCCATGTGCTTGAGCGGGGTGCCGTGATGAGTCTGGAGATGGATCTGGCCGGGCCGTTTGCGCAGCCGCGGGGTGAAGTTGACGTTGTTGACCAGGAACCGGGCCCGCGCCAGCGCCGTCCAGTACGCGAGCGAGCCGGGCTGGATCCGGCGCACCCCGGGCGGCAGGGTGTGCGCGTACTCGGGGGTGGTGATCCAGGCGGTGCGCACCGTCGGCGCCAGCTCGCGCACCTTCGCCTCGATCGCCGCCGGGTTGCAGGCGTAACCCCGGTGCCAGTACGCGGCGAACACCGCGAGCCGGGCGTCGACGGGGCGGCGCAGCTGCACCTGGTAGTGCAGCCACAGCGCGGCGGCGCGCAGCCGTGCGTACGCCCCCGGGGCCAGCGCCACGGCGCGCTGCCGGATCCGGTCGGCGCCGCGCAGGAACTGGAACGCCCGCCGGGCGCCCAGCCGCAGCAGCAGACAGCGCCACCCGGCGCGGCCGGGCGGGGTGGTGGCGTCGCCGGGCCGGTAGCGACGGTGGTGCGCGCCCGCCCGCCGGAAGAACTCGGCGCGGGCCGCGGCCGGAAGCCGCCCCGGAGCGGTGAAGACCGCCGCCAGGTGCTCCACCATCCGCTGGAACAGCGCCGGACGCCAGTGGGCCAGTTCGGGCCGTCCGTCCAGGAACCGGAACACCCGGTCGTACTGGTCGAACACATCGAGGTGGCGGCGGCCGGCGGTGCGCAGGATCCCGCCGCTCCGCCGCTGCCGGGAGCGCACGCACACCCGGTCCAGTACGGCGATGGACTCCGCGGACAGCAGGACCGGGAAGGTCCAGGACGTGTCCTCGTAGAAGCCGGACGGGAACGCGAAGCACTCGGCACGGACGAAGTCCCGGCGGTACGCCTTGTTGCACGCCACCATCGGCAGCCGCAGCAGCTCGGGCCGCTGGTCCAGCGTGAAGACCTGGGGGTCGGTCTGGCGCAGCAGCTCGGCGCGGACGCTCCGGGCGGCCCGGCCGGTCCAGTCCACCCGGGTGTAGTCGTAGACCAGCACCTGGGGATCGCCGGTACGGGCCAGCCGGTCGGCGATGGCGCGCAGGGCGCCGGGGGCGAGGGTGTCATCGCCGTCGAGGAAGATCAGGTAGTCGCCGGTGGCCCGGCGGATCCCGGCGTTGCGGGCGCGGCCGAGACCGGCGTTCTCGCCGAGGTGCACCGGACGCACCCGGCGGTCGCGGGCCGCGGCCTCGTCGATGATGGCCCCGCACGCGTCGGGGGAGTGGTCGTCGACCGCGATCAGCTCGAGGTCCGCGAAGTCCTGGTCCAGGATGGAGCGCAGACAGTCGTGCAGGTAGGCCTGCACCTGGTATGCGGGCACGATGACGCTGAACCGGGGCACGGGGCATCCCATCGGTCGACGCGGCGTGAATGTGTTCCTCACACCATCTTCTGAACGCCTATCGGATGAGGCGATGACGTTGCGGGGCGCCCCGAAAAGCCCCTCGTTCGGCCCAACGCCGTCGGTCGCCGCTCAGCGGTGGATCCGGGGCGTCGGACCGGCGCATGTGCCGCGTACGGGTGTCCCGCACCTACCGCAAGGGATGCTGCCAGCGCAGTGCCGGGTTGTCGCCGACCCAGTAGGTGTGGGCCTCGGCGGTGATGTGGAGCTGTACGGCGGTGATGTCGGGGCTCCCAGCGTTCTGCCATGCGGTGAGCGACTGCTCGATGGCGTCCCACAGGGCCACGGGGCCGCCCTGCCGGACGGCCCAGTCTTCGCCGTGAGAGGTGAATTCGGCGAAGGACCCACAGCGGACCGTGGAGGGCGTAGAGGGTGCCCCCGAGCCCGTAGCGGACCTGCGCGGCCGCGAAGCGCGCGTCGTCGTCCAGGTGCTGGAAGGCAGGCCAGATGGGGCGGCGCCAGTACACCGCCCGTAATCGGGCCAGGTCGGTGGTTCTCGACGGGGTACGGACCTGCCCGCTGGGGCCGGGCAGGTACCGAACCGGGCCGAGACCGTCAGGTCCGCACCGATGTCGGCGGGATTGAACCTCACCACCGGCACACTGCGCAGGTTGGGTTCGGTGATCACCATGTCGGCAGTGATGTCGTCCGCCTCGGTGGCCACCAGGACCGGCCCCTTCTCGGTCGAGTCCATCAGTCCTGCTGGCTGTCCTGGTCGAGGCCCTGGTCGGGCGCGGAGTCGGGATTCGTGGCCGTGGAGGTCTCGGTGCCGGAACTGGTGCCGTGCTTGCCCATCTCGACCAACTGGCCGAGACGGTCGCGGTACACGCCGGTCTGCGTCCCGGGGTCGATGGTGACCGTGGCGTGCGGGCGGCGAACGGTGGTCGGATACGGCGCGAGTCGGCCGACGCCCCAAGGACGGGCCGGGGTGAACTGCGTATCGCGAGTGGTCACGAAAGCTCCTCGGAGTCGATTCGAGTGAACTGATGGAGGGATCCCGTACCAGTGAGTGCGCTCGGGCGGTGTGACAACCGTGCCGATGAAAGCGACCTCTAAGCAACGAAGTTGCGAGCAATTGCGCAAGTTCACCCAAAGGCGGTGATCGCGGCTTCGATCAAGTGCCGCGCTCCGGAACCGTAAACCGCCATCCGGCCCAACTCCCGAGACGCCATGGCGTAGTCGGCGATCTCCCGGGGTTGCCTGATGTTGATCTCGGCGGTCAACGTCTCGACCACCACGTGCCGGTCGTCGAACAAGTAGAACGCCTCCAGCGGCCAGATGGCGCGCGGCGCGATGAGAGGGATCACGCCCAGCGAAACGCTGGCCAGCGGCATCACGGAGAGAAGGTGGGCGAGCTGGTCGGCCATCACCTCGGCGTCGCCGATCCGTGACCGCAACACCCACTCCTCCAGCAGCACCACGAAACGGTGATCGCCCTCATACAGGAAGCGGCTTCGTGCTATCCGGGCGGCGACCGCGTCGGCGACATCGTCGGGTGTCCCCTGGAAGTCGGTGATCCTTCGCATCAGCGCCGTGGCGTAGCCGGGGGTCTGGAAGAAGCCGGGGACGCCATTGGAGGCGTACACCCGGCAGACTGTGGCGTTCTCGTGCAGTGCGGAGAAGTCCTCTTGGACCTTGCGCATGCCGTTGCGGTGCAGACGGCGCCATTCCATGTACATGGAGTCGACCGCCCGCGCGGTGGCGATCAGGTCCTCCGTCTGGTCATCGGCTCCGCAGGCCGCGCACCACGCGCGAATGTCCGCGTCGGCGGGTGCTGCCTCACCCTTCTGGATCCGGGTTGTCTTCGCGGGATGCCAGCCGCACCGGGCGGAAAGCTCCTTCCCGGAGAGGCCGGCATCTTTGCGTAGGTGCGTCAGGCGTACGGCGAGTGCGTCACGGGCGGCCTGAGCACTGGAGGACGGGGACGAGGGCATGAGGCCGTACGAGCGAGATCAGACGGTGAACTTCTCGTGATCGACACCGCGCTCCCACACGGCTTCGAACGCCGAGGCACAGAGTCTTACCACGGCGGGATCGTCGCTGTACTCATGCCCGGCCCAGTCGCCGTCTCCGGCGAAGAAGTGGAAGAGGGCCAGACGGTCATCGGTCAGCCAGAGGTCGTTGCCGGGCAGGGCGATCTCCGACGCCTGAGGGCGCGGGAGCCAACGAACCTGCTCCCCGACAGCGATGTTGACCGGTGTCAGGGCGTGCTCGTACCGGATGTAGTCGGTTACCGGCTCGGAGACGATCCGGGCGCGACGTATGACCACTCCCCGCCCCACAGCCTCACGTACCAGCGGCGTCCAGCCCTGCCAGAGTGCCGAGTCGGGGTCGAGATCGGCTTCGCCCGTCCGCAAGAATCGTTCGAAGGTCTCGGTCTCGTCACCGACGCTGTAGATGTCGCGCATCTCCAGGTGTACGGCGGTGTGCCGTGCGGACTTGAGCAGCTCAGCGAAGTCCGGCACGCCGTTCTGCGACATCACACGCCTCCCTCAGAATCGGCACCATGCGGGCCGGAATGCGATTTACGGTCTCGTGCCCCGGGATACCCGTGTCGTGGCCGGGCACCCACTCGGTCTTGCCGATCCGGGCCTTCAGCAGCGCGTCGGCTTCCTCGCCCTGAAGAATCAGATCGGCGTCGTCACTGACCCACACGGTTGGCGAGCCCCCACCGGTGGTCTCCGGGTCGATCCCTACGAAGACTAGATCCACGGTGCCCTCCCCTAACAAGCCGGTTGCGCGTTCTTGCACGCGACGCTCCCCGGGAGCTTGATCTGCGTCAGGGGCGGGCGGCGGTCTTCGCCTCCCATTGGCCTGATCAGGCGACGTGGCAGTCCATCGAACGAAGTACTCGTTCTGCACCCGGCGGCTTCGGGGATCGTCGGCAGCTCGCGGTCGGCGCCGAGTTCTCACAGCGTTGGTTCGATGCGCTGATGTGGTCGCACGATCGTGCCCCCAGCGGAGTGCGATCCGCTCAGCAGGCCGTGCGCAGGGCCTGACCGGAGGCCGTGGGCGCCTCGTATGCCGCTCGGCAGTCGCGGCAGCGCCCGCCCTTCGCAGAGCGGAAGACCCGGTCGCACCCGTCGCAGGTCCGCAAGGGGAGGGCGGGTGGTGCACTGGGCGGGGCGACGGGGACGGCGGGTACGGGGAGCGGAGGCTCGCTGAGGCGGTAGGCGAGGATGCGGGCTGGGCGGGTCAGCAGGCGGCCGGGGAGTCCTGCGGTGAGCGCATGGGTGATCTGCGCGGGTCCCACCCCGGCGGAGAGCCATTGGGCAACGGCGGGTGCGAGTTGGGCGATGTCCCGGCGGGACAGGATGAGCCGGGGGTCGGCGATGCGCAGTGAGGCCAGGATGGTGACAGCCCGCTCGTCGGCCTGGGCGAGTGAGGGAGCGGGGTCGCCGGTCTCGGCTGCGGCTTCCGGCTCGGAGCCCTGCGGTGCCGTGCGCGCGGCGGGTGCTTCCCGCACCGGGCTTGGACGGGGTGTGCGGGGACGCGGCGGGGTGGGCGCGCCACCGCCCGGTACGTCGTAGAAGTAGGTCCGGGTACGGATGATGCCCCCGGGGCCGCGTTCCCGCCGTCGCTCCAGGTAGCCGGCGGACTCCAACTCCCGTAAAGCGCGCGAGATCAGTATCTCGCCCTCGGTGAAGTGCTCGCACAATGCGGCGATGCTCACGGGCGCACCGTCGGGGAGTGAGGAGATGTACGCCGCGACGCCGATCGTGACCGCGCTTCCGCGCCGCTGTGCGAGGGCGTTGGCGATCACGGTGAAAGTCGGCGGTGAGGCGGGTGCGGACGTGGATCACGCCGGAGGTCGGAGCTCCGGCGTCGGCGCGCAGGCGCGCGTTAGACTGCGGCTCAGCCATCGGGAAGTCGTCTCTTCCTGATCGGTCAGGCCCTCGATCGGGATGCCAGTCCCGGCCGGGGGCCGTCGTCTGTTTGCGGTTGTTGTGTTGCGGTGAACGTAACGACCGGTGTGCGTGGCCCGCAAGCCGGTCACCCATACGGGTGACCTGGGGGAAGGGCGGGTGGGCGGGAGTTCTTTATCCCGTTTCTCAGGGGGAGTTCGTGGCCCGCCGGGCCCCCGCGTACGGGGATCCGGCGGGCCCGGAACGGCGACACCGAGCGGTTCCCGGCCGACTCAGGGATGGTGGCCGGTCTTCAACTCGCCGATGAAAGTTGCCCAGGACGCCGCCGCGAAGACCAGCACCATCCCATCGGGGTACTTGCTGTCACGGACGGGGACGACGCCGGGCATGCCGTCGGCCACCTCCACGCAGTCGCCACCCGCCTGATTGCTGTAGCTGCTCTTGCGCCACGCGGCGCCGTTCAGATCGGGACGGGACACTCGCTCCACGGTAGTTGCCCTCCATCGCGGATCGGATCATGTCGAGCGACATGAGCGGGGGCAGAGACGCCGCCCGCAGCCGATCGTAGGTCACCGCGTAGCGCTTCACATCCGCTGGTTCCTCGACGAGTTGACCGAAGTCAGCAGCCTCTTCGTAGGCGACTTCGTCGTCGTCCGGCAGCGTCAGCACGGTGAGGGACCCGCCCATCGCCCCATGCCCGCCCTGATCGAACGGCAGCACCTGCACGGTGATGTGCGGTTCGGCGGCCGCCTCCAGCAACCGGCCCAACTGGGACCGCATCACGGTGTGGCTACCGATCGGGCGCCGTAACACCGCCTCGTCCAGGACGACCCATAGCTCGGGTCGGTCCGGTGAACGGAGCCGTTCCTGCCGTCCGAGACGAGCGCTGACGCGCTCCTCCAACTGCTGCTCGCCGCTGAGCTGGGGGTCGAGGCTCAGTACTACCCGCGCGTAGTCCTCGGTCTGCAACAGGCCGGGCACGACGTGCGCCGCGTACTGTCTGATGGACACCGCTCGCTCCGCGTGGGCCATGAAGGCCCGCGACCAGTCCGGGAACGCCTCCCGGTAGACGTACGGCCACATGTCGATGAGCAGGCTGTCCGCCCCGAGGACGCTGTCGAGCGTCTGCGCCAGCTCAAACGTCGGCTTCGCCCCGGACGCCCGCTCGATCTGCGTGATCCGGGTGCTGACCACATGCGCCCTCGCGCCCAGCTCGGCCTGGGTCAGACCGGCGGCCGTCCGGAGTCTGCGGACCCGCGACCCGAACAGCGCCGCCATCGACGAGTGGGGATCAACTTCTCTGGCCATAACATCACTTCCGTTCCTTACGGCCTGAAAGGTAAGGCGTCATGGCCTTTCGAGCGTAGGCCCGCGACACGATTCTTGGGCACGGAACGTCACGATGCGCACACGGTGCGAATCGTACGGAAGAGCGATCGGACGGAAGTGGACAACACCGTGCTGAAGACGACCACGGCGCCGGAGCCCGAGCCCGAACTCCGGGAACTCACCGCGCAGTTCCCCGCCACGCGGCGCGGAGCGTGCCTCGCTCGACGGCTCGCCGTGCGGCGTATGGAGGAGTGGGGCTACCCGCCCGCGTCGGACGCATCCTGCACGGTGGCCCTGCTGGTGGCGGAGCTGACCTCCAACGCCGTGCGCCACGGCCGCTTACCCGGACGGGATTTCCGTCTCCGCATCGTCTGCGAACCCTCGACGCGGACGCTCCGGATCGAGGTCTCGGACGCCCGCGAAGACCGCCTCCCGGTCATTCCGCCGACGGTGACGGCCGATGACGAGTCGGGCCGTGGCCTGCTCATCGTGGAGCTGCTGGCCACCCGCTGGGGCGCGACCCCTCGTAGCCCGGTCGGTAAGACCGTGTGGGCGGAGTGCGCG
This window contains:
- the tgmA gene encoding putative ATP-grasp-modified RiPP; the protein is MTTRDTQFTPARPWGVGRLAPYPTTVRRPHATVTIDPGTQTGVYRDRLGQLVEMGKHGTSSGTETSTATNPDSAPDQGLDQDSQQD
- a CDS encoding helix-turn-helix transcriptional regulator, with the translated sequence MPSSPSSSAQAARDALAVRLTHLRKDAGLSGKELSARCGWHPAKTTRIQKGEAAPADADIRAWCAACGADDQTEDLIATARAVDSMYMEWRRLHRNGMRKVQEDFSALHENATVCRVYASNGVPGFFQTPGYATALMRRITDFQGTPDDVADAVAARIARSRFLYEGDHRFVVLLEEWVLRSRIGDAEVMADQLAHLLSVMPLASVSLGVIPLIAPRAIWPLEAFYLFDDRHVVVETLTAEINIRQPREIADYAMASRELGRMAVYGSGARHLIEAAITAFG
- a CDS encoding DUF6879 family protein → MSQNGVPDFAELLKSARHTAVHLEMRDIYSVGDETETFERFLRTGEADLDPDSALWQGWTPLVREAVGRGVVIRRARIVSEPVTDYIRYEHALTPVNIAVGEQVRWLPRPQASEIALPGNDLWLTDDRLALFHFFAGDGDWAGHEYSDDPAVVRLCASAFEAVWERGVDHEKFTV
- a CDS encoding DUF397 domain-containing protein translates to MEVADGMPGVVPVRDSKYPDGMVLVFAAASWATFIGELKTGHHP
- a CDS encoding helix-turn-helix transcriptional regulator, which translates into the protein MAALFGSRVRRLRTAAGLTQAELGARAHVVSTRITQIERASGAKPTFELAQTLDSVLGADSLLIDMWPYVYREAFPDWSRAFMAHAERAVSIRQYAAHVVPGLLQTEDYARVVLSLDPQLSGEQQLEERVSARLGRQERLRSPDRPELWVVLDEAVLRRPIGSHTVMRSQLGRLLEAAAEPHITVQVLPFDQGGHGAMGGSLTVLTLPDDDEVAYEEAADFGQLVEEPADVKRYAVTYDRLRAASLPPLMSLDMIRSAMEGNYRGASVPSRSERRRVAQEQLQQSGGWRLRGGGRRHARRRPRP
- a CDS encoding ATP-binding protein; translated protein: MKTTTAPEPEPELRELTAQFPATRRGACLARRLAVRRMEEWGYPPASDASCTVALLVAELTSNAVRHGRLPGRDFRLRIVCEPSTRTLRIEVSDAREDRLPVIPPTVTADDESGRGLLIVELLATRWGATPRSPVGKTVWAECAVT